The bacterium DNA segment GGCGGCGCCGTCTACTACGGGGCTGCACCGCTGAAAGCACTCGGTAAAAGAGTGGCGGTGGCCACTAAACTGGCGCAAAAGGACTACTCGTTGCTGGAGGAGTTTCATCAGCAGGACATTCCCGTTTACGCCCTGCCGAGCCGGGAGACGACTCAGTTCACCATCACCTATTTGACCGACGACGGCGAACGACGCAAGTTCTTTATCGGGGCGTTGGCTGATCCTTTCGCCATAGAGGATTTCACCGATCTTCAAGCCGCCATTATCCATCTCTGTCCGTTGCTGCGGGGAGAGATCTCCGCCGAAGTGGTCCGCCGGCTTGCTGAACGGGCAAAATTAGGGCTTGATGTTCAGGGTTTTGTCCGGGTTCGAAAGGGGGATACACTGCACTCTTGTGCATGGGAAGAAAAGCGCAACGTTCTGCCTTTCATCCATTATCTTAAAGCGGATCAGTGGGAAGCTGAGATTTTGACCGGATTACAGGATTTACATCAGGCTGCGGTGCTCTTGGCCTCCTGGGGGCCGCGGGAAGTGCTGCTCACTCATAAAGAGGGCGTTCTGTTGCTTGCGGACGGCTGTTTTTATTCCGCGCCATTCACCACTCGCGAGCTGACCGGCAGAACCGGAAGGGGGGACACCTGTATGGCCTCGTATCTCGGCAGACGGTTGACCCACTCTGCGGAACAAGCCTGTCGATTCGCCGCCGCCGTGGTTTCCGCCAAGCTGAAAAAAGCCGGACCCTTTCAAGGGGATCTGCATTCTGAACAAGCCATACGCACGACCTTGGGCGATTTTTAATGAATCGGAACGCGCTCATGATCGGTTTATTGGCTGGTCTCTGCGCGTCCAGGTTAAGGAGAGGACTCTATGAAACGCCGGTATACCGCCCTATGCGCCTTGTGCTTCTGCCTTTTACTTTTTGCCCATGCTCCGGCAAACGAAAGAATCAACCGCTTCCTCGGCCTGACAAAAAAAACGGCGTTCACTCTGGTGCACAAAATTGAGTGTCAATTTAATACGTATCATCCGCAAGGTCTTTTGAAAATCGGCGATCACTTTATCATCAGTTCGGTGCAGGTTCTGGAACCTGTTCAATTCTATGCCCAGCCTGATGAACAGGGGTATGATCGTTCCACTGGACGCGGTCTCGGTCATCTGTTTAAAGTGGATGCGAAAGGACGCTTGATTAAAGAGCTTGAACTGGCGGAAGGCGACCAGTACCACCCCAGCGGCATCGATTTCGACGGCCGCCACATCTGGGTAAGCTTGGCTGAATATCGACCCAACAGCCGCTCCACACTATTCAAAGTAGATATGGATTTTAATCAGGCTGAAAAAATGTTCACTGTCCAGGATCACATCGGCACTTTGGCATATAACCGGGATTCGGAGCAGGTGTACGGATTTAGTTGGGGATCCCGACGGATTTACTGCTGGACGACCACCGGGATCGAACTCTACCGTTACAGCAATCCCAGCCATTTCCTCGATTATCAGGACGCCAAATATCTCGGCAGGGATCTGGTACTGGCCGGTGGTTTGAACAAATGGTTGATCAATGGTTCCGGGGATCCCAGGACCGTTGATATCGGCGGCTTGGCGCTGTTCCGTCCCAGCGACGGAAAAATCATCC contains these protein-coding regions:
- a CDS encoding carbohydrate kinase; the protein is MQSFDVLLVGHVTRDVLIIGDTETRRIGGAVYYGAAPLKALGKRVAVATKLAQKDYSLLEEFHQQDIPVYALPSRETTQFTITYLTDDGERRKFFIGALADPFAIEDFTDLQAAIIHLCPLLRGEISAEVVRRLAERAKLGLDVQGFVRVRKGDTLHSCAWEEKRNVLPFIHYLKADQWEAEILTGLQDLHQAAVLLASWGPREVLLTHKEGVLLLADGCFYSAPFTTRELTGRTGRGDTCMASYLGRRLTHSAEQACRFAAAVVSAKLKKAGPFQGDLHSEQAIRTTLGDF